AGAAGGTGTTCTGCCCGCTCCGAGATGTTTGTCGTAATAGGAGGAAAGGTTTCATGGACATACTTTTCGAAGAAGACCTCTCGGACCATGATCGCGACGATTGCCAAGACTGCGGCTCCAACGATCGCCCCAGCCATCAAAGAGACCTGAAATTTCGCCGAGCGGATTGCTGGTTTATTTATCTTCATAGGGTTCCTCCGACCAAACGCTGGAAACGATTCCTAGCTTTCTGCCGAAGAGGAATGGTTGCCGCGATCATCACGGCGAAGGCGACCACCCAAAACCAGATTTCGGAGGCAAACAAGTAATGCAACGCCCCAAAACTCATTGCCACACAAGAAAGGGCCACGGTCACCATCACGGGGCCGCTCGAACCACCTCGGTCTGGCGGACAAGAGAACGGCAGATCGGGGACGGCCAGCCACAGCGCTGCCAAGGCCATTCCCCAGGCAAAAGTCCAAGCCAACACTGCATGCAGCAACGCCGCCCAGGGATCTTGCCACACCCAAGCCGCCACGCCAGCCAGGCAAATACAAGTCGGCGTGATTACCCAAAGCATGACCGCCTTGCAAACGCCTAAGCCTAAGCCAACCGGACGCATCATCGGAGCGCACCGCAACAGCCAAGCGGCGTGATGATCTTCGTTGAACGTCAGGTTATAGATCATGTGTGGGACGCCGAGGCCGATCAGGTAAACAGCAAGAATTGGCAGCGTGACTAATGCAGGGTCATGTTCCCGCATCGGGTTAGCAAACTGGTGCGTGAATATCCCTAGCACGGTCACTGCTAGTGGCATGCTGAACGGGAGTAGGCTTCTCATGCGAAGATTCCCGTCTCTCCATAACAAACGCCCACATAGCCAAAATCCGGCTCGCTCTTCCGGGCCTTTGCTTAGGCGATGACCTAAGCCAAAAGCCAAGCCTCCGATATGGGCTTCTCCCATTGGTCGATTCCGTATCGTTACGGTCAGCGGCTGCATCGTCTTGTAAAGCCGTCCTACTACCGCAACCGTCGCACAGAGGCAGATTGCTGAAAACAAGAGCAAAAGGCCACCGATAAGAAAGGTCGCTTGCGTTGGCGCTACAGACGCTTGCTCAACGAAGCGAGCTAGCCAGGTAGAAGGAAGGTAGACGATCCAATCAGGTGGAAAGGCCCCCCATAACTCAAAACGGGATAACTTGTCGCGGAACATCATCTGCGCGCCGTATCCAGCCACAAGGATCAACACAATTTGCGTCCACGCGAAGATGGTCTTCCATCCTTCAAGTGTCTCGGAATTGCCAATCGCTGCTAGCGAGAGGATCACGAGGCAAACTGTTGCTGAGCTGCCGGTGAAGGCCGCGACTAAATAGGCTGGGCCATACCCAAGACCCGTATCGCGAAGTCCCATTCCCACAATCGCCGGTTGAATGGTTAACGCCAAAAACATAAGCACGACATAGAACAACATGTTCGTAAATCGAGCTGCGGCATAGGTGCGAGGCGCGATAGGGCGTGGTCCGAGGATTTCTAAGTCTCTGGGGTTGAGAACGACTTCCTGAAATTCAACCAGCACGGTCGTGGCGATGACAATCATGCCGAGCGAGAGATTCACAAACGAGAAGAAAAAGACTTCGACTCGCATGAAGAGCACCAAGCTGGCGATCGCTGACAGCGTTAAGCACTGCCCGACGACGAAGAACAAGGGACTAATTACGTGCTTTGCTTGAGTCCCAGTGGCCTTCGTATAATGCAGTCCGCGCATGTCCGACGTAAGAAACGCTTTGACAAGTGCGATGTACTGCCGTGGGTCGATCCCTTGGGCCTCCAGGAATTGATTCATCGTCTCCTTCATCCGATTCGAGTTCCCGACGAAGAGTCGTCTCGTTTCGGCATCTCTGGGGCTCGCCCTTCTGCCAAGGCGGCTCCCCATTCGATCTCGGGGCCGATGCGTGTTAATTCCTGGAATACCGATTCAAGTGAGCCTTTCGGAGTGGAAGCGAGGAGATTGGCCGTTTCGTCGTCCGCTACCACTTCTCCCGAATTTAGGACAATCACCCTTTTGCAAAGACGTTCGACGACATCCAAGATGTGCGAACAATAAAAGACGGTCTTACCCTGGCTGACTAAATCTTCAACAATCCGCCGAAAAGTGAGAGCGGCATTCACATCAAGTCCATTCAATGGCTCGTCGAAAATCAGAACCTCTGGATCGTGTAGTAGCGCGCTGCTGATCAAGACCTTTTGCCGCATGCCCTTCGAAAGTGAGTCGATCTGACGATCCGCTACGTCGGTCAAATGGAAGGCTCTCAGCAGCTTGCCGATCTGCTCGGCAGCAAAGTCACGATCCAAATGATAGAGTTCGGCGACCAACGAAAGATATTCGTTGGCCGTCAGACCGGTATACATTGCCGCTGTTTCAGGAACATAGCCAATCCGCTTCTTCGCTTCGAGTGGTTCCGAGGCAAGCGAGTAACCACAGATCCGAACCTCGCCCGAAGTTGGTCGTTGCAGGCCCGCCAATGTTTTCATGATGGTCGATTTCCCCGCG
The genomic region above belongs to Blastopirellula marina and contains:
- a CDS encoding ABC transporter ATP-binding protein; translated protein: MIEVINLVKNFGDNAALKGVSFTVRSGEATGCLGPNGAGKSTIMKTLAGLQRPTSGEVRICGYSLASEPLEAKKRIGYVPETAAMYTGLTANEYLSLVAELYHLDRDFAAEQIGKLLRAFHLTDVADRQIDSLSKGMRQKVLISSALLHDPEVLIFDEPLNGLDVNAALTFRRIVEDLVSQGKTVFYCSHILDVVERLCKRVIVLNSGEVVADDETANLLASTPKGSLESVFQELTRIGPEIEWGAALAEGRAPEMPKRDDSSSGTRIG